CGCTGGCGTTCGACAAGTGTGCGGCCGAGGTGCCGCCGCAGGTGAAGATCGGTGACGGAGAGGCGGCGTGTCACCTCGTGGGAGCCGACGGGACGCGCCCGGATGTTCGCGAGAGGGTTACGAAATGACGTTCACCACCAGGCCGACCCTGCAAGGAACATTCGGCATGGTGTCATCTACACATTGGCTCGCCAGCCAGGCGGCGATGGGAGTTCTCGAGCGGGGCGGCAACGCCTTCGACGGGGCGGTGACCGCGGGCTTCGTTTTGCACGTCGTGGAGCCACACCTCAACGGGCCGGGCGGCGAGGTGCCCGCCATCGTGGCTACCGCGGCCGACCCCCGCCCGCGCGTGTTGTGCGGCCAGGGCACCGCACCCGCCGGCGCCACCATCGGTCACTTCCGGTCGCTCGGCATGGAGCTCATCCCCGGCTCCGGCCCGCTGGCCGCCACCGTGCCCGGCGCTGTCGACGCGTGGCTGCTGCTGTTGCGCGACCACGGCACCCGGTCGCTGCGGGAAGTGCTGACACCCGCCATCGAGTACGCGACCACCGGGCACCCACTGGTCGCGCGCGCGTGGGAGACCGTCGAGGCGGTGCGCTCGCTGTTCGAGCAGCACTGGCCGACATCGGCGGAGCTCTGGCTGCGCCAGCGTGGTGGCCTGTTCACCAACCCGGCTTACGGGGACACGTTGGCCCGGCTGGTGAGCGCCTCGGAAGCGGACGGCCTGGACCGTGAGGGTGGGATCGAGGCGGCTCGGCACGCGTGGCGGGAAGGGTTCGTCGCCGAAGCGATCGACCGCTTCTCCCGGCGGCCGTTCCGGGACTCCAGTGGCGAGGCGCACGCCGGCGTGGTGACCGGTGACGACCTGGCCGGCTTTTCCGCTACCTGGGAAGAGCCGGTCACGCACGAGTGGAACGGCTACACGCTGGCGAAAACCGGCCCGTGGGGTCAGGGACCGGTGCTGTTGCAGACGCTGTCGATCCTCGACGCCCTCGACGATTCCACTGTGTATGACCCGTCGACGACGCGCGGCATCCACGCCCAGGCCGAGGCGCTCAAGTTGGCGTTCGCCGATCGCGAGGCCTGGTATGGCGACGCGGGCGACGTACCCATGAAAGCGTTGCTGTCCCGGGATTACGCGTCGTCGCGGGCGGCCCTGATCGGCGATTCGGCCACTGTGGACCTGCGGCCCGGCCGACCCAACGGTGCTGAACCGCGCCTTCCCCAGCAGATTTCGGGCGTGTTCGCCGCCGACCCGACCACCGGCGAGCCGACGGTCAAGCCCAACGGCGTGACCCGCGGCGACACCTGCCACGTCGACGTCGCCGACCGCTGGGGCAACATGATCTCCGCTACGCCCAGCGGCGGCTGGTTGCAGAGTTCGCCCACCATCCCCGAGTTGGGCTTCCCGCTCGGCAGCCGGCTCCAGATGTTTTGGCTGGAGGAGGGGCTGCCGTCGTCGCTCGCACCGGGCCGGCGGCCGCGCACGACGCTCAGCCCGACCATGGTGCACCGCGACGGGCAGCCCGTGCTGGCCTGCGGCACGCCCGGCGGCGACCAGCAGGACCAGTGGCAGTTGCTGTTCCTGCTCCGGCATCTGGCCGGCGGCCAGTCGTTGCAGGAAGCCATCGACGCGCCGACCTGGCACACGACCAGCTTCCCGTCGTCGTTCTACCCGCGGGAGACCGAGCCCGGGGTCCTGGTGCTGGAGGACCGCGTGGACGCCTCGGTTTTGAGCGCGCTCGGCGCGCTCGGGCATCGGGTCCGGCTGTCCGGGTCGTGGAGCCTCGGCCGGATGTGCGCGGTGTCCCGCGACCCCGCGACGGGGCTCCTGGCCGCGGGGGCGAACCCGCGCGGCATGCAGGGCTACGCGGTCGGCCGATAGCTCCCGTCGTCTCGTCCGGCGTGGGCCGTAGCCCCGGGGCTGCGGGGCTACGCGGGCGGGCGCTAGCTCTCCGTCGTCTCGTGCGCGGCCATGGAGGCCGCGCCGAGGTGGGCGAGCGCGACCGACTCGGCCAACTCGCCATCCCCGGACTCGATGGCGTCGACCAGCTTGATGTGCTCGTGGGCCGAGTGCGGTGCCCGCTCCTTGGCTGTCATCTGGAAGACCCACTGCACGTGCAGGTAGAGCGCCTTGGCGATGGACGCCAACCAGGGATTCCCGCTGATCTCGAGGATCTGAAGATGCAGGGCGCTGTTCAACTCGGCGACGCGGCGCAGGTCCTGCTGCTCGGTCGCCAGGAGGGCCTGGCCCAGCAGGGCCCGTAGCGTCGTCACGTCGCCGGGCGTCGCCCGCTGGGCAGCGAGGCGGGCGGCCAACGGTTCGAGGCGCTCGCGTACGGCGAAGATGTCATCGATCGTCGCACTGCTCGGAGACGCGACGACGGCGCCGCGGCGAGGCAGGATGACCACGAACCCCTCCGCCTCGGCCACGCGCAGGGCCTCGCGGACGGGGTTGCGGGAAACCCCGAAGTCTTCCGCCAACCGGTCTTCGGTCAGCCGCTCACCGGGCGGATAGTCGCCGCTGATGATCCCCTTCCGGAGAGCATCGAGCACCTGGTCACGGAGCGGCAGGTGCTGAGCGCCGATCTTGCCCGGCAGGTCCGTGTCCACCCAGCCGCCTCTCACAATGAAGTCTGACGATGATTGTATACGAAGAACAATCACCCGTACCGCAGCGCGATCGCAGCGGCTTCGCAGCGCCCTCCCTCATGGTGATGACCAGCACGTTTCCTACCACCAGGGAGGTCTGATGACGCGAGTCATGAACCGGCTGGGTGACCGGATGCTCGGTCTACTCATCCAACGCAGCGACGCGGGTGCCTGTGTGCCCGAGATGGGGCAGTCCTGCGGCTGCTTCGGTGACGAGGCCAGGGCCTACTGCATCGGCAACCAGACGCTCCGGCGCCCGAAGTACATCCAGAAGATCTCGTGCACCGGCGGGTGCTACTGGACCAACACCCTGTGCGGCTACGAGAACATCTATCGCTCCTACTGCTGATCTGTCCTGGCGGGTGGGCGCCAACGGCGCCTACCCGCCGCACCGAAAGGGTGGCCGTGGCGTATCTGCTGTTGATGTGTCGAGTCCTGTTGCTGCTGGTCTTCCTCGCGGCGGCCGTGGGAAAGGGCAGGCCGGGCTCCCTCGACCGATTCGCGCGGTCATTGGGTGAGTACGAATGGATCCCGCCGCGCCTGCGCCGGTCGATCGCCTACGGTGTCGTCCTGAGCGAAGCCGCGATCGCGCTGCTGCTTCTCCTGCCACGCTGGTGGTGGCTCGGGTTCGCCCTGGCGTTGCTCCTGACCTCCGCGTTCACCGCCGTCACCGCGGCATCCCTCGTGCGCGGCAAGCGAACGACCTGTCAGTGCTTTGGCACCAGCGGGACCATGCCGCAGGGTGCACCGCACCTGGTCCGCAATTTCCTCCTCATCGGTGCGGCCGGAGCCGGGATCGCGGGATGGATGACGGCCGCCCCCGGCGGAGTCTCGCCCACCGGTGCCGTCGTTGCGACAGCCACCGCGGTGATCGGGGCGGTAGCTGTGGTGCGGATGGAGGATCTCGTCTTTCTCGCGGCCCGCGCTCCGCGGGCTCACCAACAGATCGGAGGCAGGTCGTGATTAACACGTTGCTGGCGTGTGTGGTTGTGCTGGCCGCCATCACCATCCTCAACCTGGTGCTCTGCTTCGCCATCATTCGCAAACTCCGCGATGCCGGCTCCCACGACGGTGCGGAGCTCGACCTACCCGCGACCGGGGCCCAGGTGGGCGACTTCGTCGCTCGTGACATCGACGGCGCGGCCGTGTCGACGGCGGATCTGGCCGGGCGGTCAACGGTTGTCGGCTTCGTGATGCCCGGCTGTGGTCCCTGCCGAAGCCTCGTCGACGCGGCTCGGGAGGGACGAATCTCCGCGGGCACCTCGGCGTTGTTCTTCGTGCGCGGAGAAACCCCGGCGACGGACGAGGTCCAGTATCTGGTCGACAATCTGCGGGACACGGCCCGGGTGGTCCTGATCTCCGGAGAGCTCGACGAGGTCGTTAGCGGTGCGTTCGGCGGAATCGTCGGCTACCCCACGCTGGTGCGGGTGGACGACGGCGTCGTCACCGCCGCCGGAAGGTCGTTCGACTCGGTGGGCGCGGAGCGGCGCGAGCCGGTCCTGACCGAGTCATTGACGTGAGCGGGGGCGACAACCACGTCGCCGGGCGCCGGCATTCCCAGCTGAGGCTGGCGGTCAAGGCCCTCGGGCTGGGCTGGCGGGCGGCCCGGGCCGAGACCCTGATTCTGCTGGTGCTGACCTGTGCCGCGGCGGCATTGCCCGGCGCTGCGGCCTGGCTGGGCAAGCTGCTCCTGGACGAGTTGGCGTTGGGTAGTGCGGCGACTATGAGTCGGGTCACGACCCTGGTGGTGCTGGCCGGCGTGATCGCGGCGATGACCGCGGCGATCGGGCACGTGTCCGGGCTGGTCGAGCTCAGGCAGCGGCACGCCACCAGCATTCGGGTCACCGACCAGCTTTATCGGCGGGTGAACGCGATTTCCGGACTCCGGCACTTCGAGGATCCGTCCTTTCTGGACCAGCTGCGGCTGGCCGAGCAGGGCGCTCAGGGTGCTCCCGACGAGGTGGCCGGCTTCGCCCGCGAGACGGTGCGATCTGTGGTTACGCTGGCCTCGTTCGCCGGAGTGCTGATCGTGATCTGGCCGCCGATGGCACTGCTGCTCATCGTCGTCGCGGTGCCGGCGACCCTGGTGCATCTGCACATCGCCCGGCTCGAGGTGCGGGCGGCGGAGCAGGCTACCGGCCGCCACCGACGCCGCGCGTTCTTCGCCACCATGCTCACGGACCCGCGAGCGGCTAAAGAGATCCGCCTCTTCGGCCTTGGCCGGGTCTTTCACGACCGCATGATCCGCCTACAGCGCAGCGCCGCGGGCCTGGAGTTGCGGGTGGCGGGGCGGACCGCGGTCGCGCAGACGCTTCTCACCACTGTCGGTGCGGCGGTTGTCGGCCTCGGTGGCCTGGTCGTGGCGCGCGGGGTGCTGTCCGGGCGGTTGACCATCGGCGACGTCGGGCTGTTCGGTGCCGCCGTCGCGGGCGTTCAGGGTGCGCTGTTCGGCATGGTCTTCAAGACGGGCCAGCTCACCTCGGCACTGTCGCTGTTCAGGTCGTTCGTCACCGTGCTCGAGACCCCGGCGGACCTGCCGAGCGGCCGGCGCACCGTGCCGCCGCTGCGCATCGGCATCGAGTTCCGCGATGTCTGGTTCCGGTATGGCACCGGTGCCTGGATTCTGAGCGGCGTCAGCCTGGTCGTCCCGCACGGCACCTCGGTCGGACTGGTGGGTGCCAACGGTGCCGGGAAGAGCACCATGACGAAGCTGCTCTGCCGCTTCTACGATCCCGACCGCGGGCAGATCCTGTGGGACGGCATCGACATCAGAGAGTTCGACATCGAGCAGCTTCGGAGCCGGATCCAGGCCACGTTCCAGGACTACATGAACTTCGACCTCACGGCGAGGGAGAACATCGGGATCGGCGACATCGGCCGGGTCGACGACCGCGCCCGGATCCGGCAGGTCGCCGAGATGGCCCAGATCCACGAGATGATCTCGGGGCTTCCGCGCCAGTACGACGCCATGCTGAGCCGGGCATTCCTCGACGAGGAGACGCAGGAACGGGGGGTGCTCCTCTCCGGAGGGCAATGGCAACGCGTCGCGCTCGCCAGATCGCTGATGAGAGAAGACGCCGATCTGCTGATCCTCGACGAGCCCAACTCCGGCCTCGACGTCGTCGCCGAACACAGCATTCACCACACGCTGCACCAACACCGGCGCGGCCGGACCAGCCTGCTGGTGTCGCATCGGCTGGCGGCACTCCGTGACGCC
This genomic interval from Asanoa ferruginea contains the following:
- a CDS encoding ABC transporter ATP-binding protein, which gives rise to MSGGDNHVAGRRHSQLRLAVKALGLGWRAARAETLILLVLTCAAAALPGAAAWLGKLLLDELALGSAATMSRVTTLVVLAGVIAAMTAAIGHVSGLVELRQRHATSIRVTDQLYRRVNAISGLRHFEDPSFLDQLRLAEQGAQGAPDEVAGFARETVRSVVTLASFAGVLIVIWPPMALLLIVVAVPATLVHLHIARLEVRAAEQATGRHRRRAFFATMLTDPRAAKEIRLFGLGRVFHDRMIRLQRSAAGLELRVAGRTAVAQTLLTTVGAAVVGLGGLVVARGVLSGRLTIGDVGLFGAAVAGVQGALFGMVFKTGQLTSALSLFRSFVTVLETPADLPSGRRTVPPLRIGIEFRDVWFRYGTGAWILSGVSLVVPHGTSVGLVGANGAGKSTMTKLLCRFYDPDRGQILWDGIDIREFDIEQLRSRIQATFQDYMNFDLTARENIGIGDIGRVDDRARIRQVAEMAQIHEMISGLPRQYDAMLSRAFLDEETQERGVLLSGGQWQRVALARSLMREDADLLILDEPNSGLDVVAEHSIHHTLHQHRRGRTSLLVSHRLAALRDADLIAVLVGGRIAERGSHDVLMAADGEYAGLFRLQASGYQDERVAG
- a CDS encoding MauE/DoxX family redox-associated membrane protein, with the protein product MAYLLLMCRVLLLLVFLAAAVGKGRPGSLDRFARSLGEYEWIPPRLRRSIAYGVVLSEAAIALLLLLPRWWWLGFALALLLTSAFTAVTAASLVRGKRTTCQCFGTSGTMPQGAPHLVRNFLLIGAAGAGIAGWMTAAPGGVSPTGAVVATATAVIGAVAVVRMEDLVFLAARAPRAHQQIGGRS
- a CDS encoding GntR family transcriptional regulator; translated protein: MDTDLPGKIGAQHLPLRDQVLDALRKGIISGDYPPGERLTEDRLAEDFGVSRNPVREALRVAEAEGFVVILPRRGAVVASPSSATIDDIFAVRERLEPLAARLAAQRATPGDVTTLRALLGQALLATEQQDLRRVAELNSALHLQILEISGNPWLASIAKALYLHVQWVFQMTAKERAPHSAHEHIKLVDAIESGDGELAESVALAHLGAASMAAHETTES
- a CDS encoding gamma-glutamyltransferase family protein, whose amino-acid sequence is MTFTTRPTLQGTFGMVSSTHWLASQAAMGVLERGGNAFDGAVTAGFVLHVVEPHLNGPGGEVPAIVATAADPRPRVLCGQGTAPAGATIGHFRSLGMELIPGSGPLAATVPGAVDAWLLLLRDHGTRSLREVLTPAIEYATTGHPLVARAWETVEAVRSLFEQHWPTSAELWLRQRGGLFTNPAYGDTLARLVSASEADGLDREGGIEAARHAWREGFVAEAIDRFSRRPFRDSSGEAHAGVVTGDDLAGFSATWEEPVTHEWNGYTLAKTGPWGQGPVLLQTLSILDALDDSTVYDPSTTRGIHAQAEALKLAFADREAWYGDAGDVPMKALLSRDYASSRAALIGDSATVDLRPGRPNGAEPRLPQQISGVFAADPTTGEPTVKPNGVTRGDTCHVDVADRWGNMISATPSGGWLQSSPTIPELGFPLGSRLQMFWLEEGLPSSLAPGRRPRTTLSPTMVHRDGQPVLACGTPGGDQQDQWQLLFLLRHLAGGQSLQEAIDAPTWHTTSFPSSFYPRETEPGVLVLEDRVDASVLSALGALGHRVRLSGSWSLGRMCAVSRDPATGLLAAGANPRGMQGYAVGR